The proteins below are encoded in one region of Aequorivita iocasae:
- a CDS encoding M3 family metallopeptidase, producing the protein MKNAIPLFILALMVVACKNSKEKEDPNQTEEQMNKIENPLLSESTLPYGAPDFSKIKDEHFKAAMLEGIEQQKKAVEAIANSEEEPTFENTVLALEKSGELLNKSSQIFYALAAANTNEILQAVEAEMAPKFAAQNDMIYLNDKLFKRFKTLHDKKEDLNLDAESLKLLKEYYEDFEIAGANLSSADKEKLRQYNEKIATLTTKFGRTLLDANNAGGVTFTDKAELAGVDEDFLKSKEHKDGNGWTIPLQNTTQQPLLQSMENRASREKLFKAAWHRADQGANNTSEIIKELVEVRAQKAKLLGFNNFAEWSLQKTMAKTPEKVNDFFSGLIPAATAKAEAEAAEIQKMIKAKGQNFTLEPWDWNYYAEMVRKQKYDLDENQIKPYFEINNVLEKGVFYAANKLYGITYKPRTDIPTYHEDVKVYELFEEDGEPLGLFYTDYFARPSKSGGAWMDNFVTQSKLYNKKPVIYNVCNYPKPANGEPALLTYDEVETMFHEFGHALHGFFANQKYPSLSGTAVARDFVEFPSQFNENWALYPEVLKNYALHYKTGEQIPHALIDKIKNSGTFNQGYSLTENLAASNLDMQWHTISSDKKIDDVDAFEKEALQRTKLDVVHAVPPRYRSTYFSHIFAGGYAAGYYSYSWTEMLHHDAYNWFENNGGMTRKNGQRFRDMVLSRGNTMNMEEMYKNWRGSAPKIGPMLKARGLK; encoded by the coding sequence ATGAAAAATGCAATTCCTTTATTTATATTAGCCCTTATGGTGGTGGCTTGTAAAAATTCCAAAGAAAAAGAAGACCCAAATCAAACTGAAGAACAAATGAATAAGATTGAAAATCCGTTACTTTCAGAAAGTACCTTACCCTATGGTGCACCTGATTTTTCCAAAATTAAGGATGAACATTTTAAAGCGGCAATGCTTGAAGGAATAGAACAACAAAAGAAAGCCGTAGAGGCAATTGCCAATTCTGAAGAGGAACCCACTTTTGAAAATACCGTCCTTGCCCTTGAAAAAAGTGGTGAATTATTAAATAAATCTTCACAAATATTTTATGCACTTGCAGCGGCAAATACCAATGAGATATTGCAGGCAGTGGAGGCAGAAATGGCTCCAAAATTTGCTGCCCAAAATGATATGATTTATTTGAATGATAAACTGTTCAAGCGCTTTAAAACACTTCACGATAAAAAAGAAGATCTAAATCTCGATGCTGAATCTTTAAAACTTTTGAAAGAATATTATGAGGATTTTGAAATAGCGGGCGCCAATCTCTCTTCGGCAGATAAAGAAAAGCTTAGGCAATACAATGAAAAAATTGCTACACTAACTACTAAGTTTGGAAGAACCCTTTTGGATGCCAACAATGCCGGAGGAGTTACTTTTACGGATAAAGCAGAATTAGCCGGAGTTGATGAAGATTTCCTAAAGTCCAAAGAACACAAAGACGGAAATGGGTGGACCATTCCGTTACAGAATACTACCCAACAACCTTTACTGCAATCCATGGAAAATAGGGCAAGCCGCGAAAAGCTTTTTAAAGCTGCATGGCATAGAGCAGACCAAGGTGCAAACAACACAAGCGAAATAATAAAGGAATTGGTGGAAGTACGGGCACAAAAAGCGAAACTTCTTGGCTTTAACAATTTTGCGGAGTGGAGTCTTCAAAAAACTATGGCAAAAACTCCTGAAAAAGTAAATGATTTTTTTAGCGGCCTAATTCCAGCCGCTACTGCAAAAGCAGAAGCTGAAGCTGCTGAAATACAGAAAATGATTAAAGCAAAAGGACAAAATTTCACATTAGAACCTTGGGACTGGAATTATTACGCCGAAATGGTTCGAAAGCAAAAATACGATCTCGATGAAAATCAAATAAAACCTTATTTTGAAATTAACAACGTATTGGAAAAAGGGGTATTCTATGCGGCAAATAAACTTTACGGCATTACTTATAAACCCAGAACCGATATTCCAACTTATCACGAAGATGTAAAAGTCTATGAACTTTTTGAAGAAGATGGCGAGCCATTGGGCCTTTTTTATACAGATTATTTTGCACGCCCCAGTAAGAGTGGTGGTGCATGGATGGACAATTTTGTAACCCAGTCTAAACTGTATAACAAAAAGCCCGTTATCTATAATGTGTGTAATTATCCAAAACCAGCAAATGGCGAACCTGCTTTATTGACCTATGATGAGGTGGAAACTATGTTCCATGAGTTTGGCCATGCGCTGCATGGGTTCTTTGCAAACCAAAAATATCCTTCCCTTTCAGGGACTGCAGTGGCGCGTGATTTCGTGGAGTTTCCCTCGCAGTTCAATGAAAACTGGGCGTTATATCCTGAAGTTTTGAAAAATTATGCCCTTCACTATAAAACAGGGGAGCAGATTCCACATGCCCTAATTGACAAAATTAAGAACTCGGGCACATTTAATCAAGGGTATAGTTTAACGGAAAATTTGGCTGCATCAAATTTAGATATGCAGTGGCATACTATTTCATCTGATAAAAAGATAGATGATGTAGATGCTTTTGAAAAAGAAGCTTTACAAAGAACTAAACTCGACGTAGTTCATGCGGTTCCTCCAAGATATCGCTCCACCTATTTCTCCCATATTTTTGCAGGAGGATATGCTGCTGGTTATTATTCCTATTCATGGACAGAGATGTTGCACCACGATGCCTACAATTGGTTTGAGAACAATGGAGGGATGACACGAAAGAATGGACAGCGTTTCCGTGATATGGTATTGTCTAGAGGAAATACAATGAACATGGAAGAAATGTATAAAAATTGGCGAGGAAGTGCTCCTAAAATTGGGCCTATGCTGAAGGCGAGAGGCTTAAAGTAA
- a CDS encoding S46 family peptidase, with the protein MKLFRLFFILLSFPLFAQQGGMWIPSLLEGMNEAEMTNLGMKMTAKDIYDVNNASLKDAVPHFNGGCTSEVISNKGLLLTNHHCGYSQIQSHSSLENDYLENGFWAMSQKEELPNPGVTASFMVRIEDVTTQVMTGITPEMGEADKQKKIEENIAEIVRTSPKESWQENRVRTFYEGNQYMLFVVETFKDVRLVGAPPSSIGKFGNDTDNWIWPRHTGDFSLFRIYADKNNRPAEYSEDNVPYTPKHFLPISLDGVEENDFTLVFGYPGTTDEYLPSIAIEQVINTVNPVRIAIRDAALAIQDKYMRADQQIKIQYASKFARIANYWKKWKGETLGLTKSNAVGIKKQQENELTEQINIKGKQQEYGQLLPQFEQYYTEIEPYALAREYFLETVIRNVELLRMAYQTYQLKQVYENRGAQSFEDRRNNLIEGAESHYKDYSKQVDKEVFEVLIALYAKNVPAQFLPSSFNNINAAMLTNDVYSNSAFVDYASLKALLEGDAETVMEKLKNDAGFKVVQEMANTYFDKVAPRYEELELNISGLHRDYMKALLELSPKEARIFPNANRTLRVTYGKVAGYSPADAIYYEPVTHLEGVMQKYVPGDYEFDVPQKLIDLYKTKDYGQYGENGKMPVNFIGTNHTTGGNSGSPAIDAHGNLIGLNFDRVWEGTMSDYYYDPALSRNIMVDIRYVLFIVDKYAGATNLIEELKLVHPKKEKAKNKKK; encoded by the coding sequence ATGAAACTGTTCCGACTATTTTTTATTCTTCTATCTTTTCCTCTTTTTGCACAACAAGGCGGCATGTGGATTCCTTCGCTCTTAGAAGGGATGAACGAAGCCGAAATGACAAATCTTGGCATGAAAATGACCGCCAAGGACATTTATGACGTAAACAACGCAAGTCTAAAAGATGCAGTACCACATTTTAATGGAGGCTGTACTTCTGAAGTAATCAGCAACAAGGGGCTTTTGCTTACAAATCACCACTGTGGATATTCACAGATTCAAAGCCATTCCTCTTTGGAAAATGATTATTTAGAAAACGGTTTTTGGGCGATGAGTCAAAAAGAAGAACTTCCCAACCCAGGGGTTACCGCGAGTTTTATGGTTCGGATTGAAGATGTAACTACCCAAGTAATGACAGGAATTACCCCGGAGATGGGCGAAGCGGATAAACAGAAAAAAATAGAAGAGAATATTGCCGAAATAGTGCGTACTTCGCCAAAAGAGTCTTGGCAAGAAAACCGCGTACGTACCTTTTACGAAGGAAACCAATACATGCTTTTTGTGGTAGAAACCTTTAAGGATGTTCGTCTGGTGGGTGCCCCACCTTCTTCAATTGGAAAGTTTGGCAACGATACCGACAATTGGATCTGGCCACGACACACAGGCGATTTTTCACTTTTCAGGATATATGCAGACAAGAACAACCGTCCGGCGGAATATTCTGAAGACAATGTACCCTATACCCCCAAACACTTCTTGCCAATTTCCTTAGATGGTGTGGAAGAAAACGATTTCACCTTGGTTTTTGGCTATCCCGGCACTACGGATGAGTATTTACCTTCCATTGCCATAGAACAGGTTATAAATACAGTAAACCCAGTCCGTATCGCCATTCGCGATGCCGCTTTGGCCATTCAGGATAAGTATATGCGTGCAGACCAGCAGATAAAAATTCAATATGCATCTAAATTTGCCCGCATTGCCAATTACTGGAAAAAGTGGAAAGGAGAAACGCTTGGTTTAACGAAAAGCAATGCTGTAGGCATTAAAAAACAACAAGAAAACGAACTTACCGAACAAATAAATATAAAAGGAAAACAACAGGAATATGGACAGCTTTTGCCACAATTTGAGCAATACTATACCGAAATTGAGCCTTATGCCTTGGCCAGGGAGTACTTTTTAGAAACGGTGATACGCAATGTAGAATTGCTGCGCATGGCATACCAAACATATCAATTGAAACAGGTGTATGAAAACCGTGGCGCACAATCTTTTGAAGATCGAAGAAATAATCTTATTGAAGGTGCAGAAAGCCATTACAAGGATTACAGCAAGCAAGTAGACAAAGAGGTTTTTGAAGTCTTAATCGCACTTTACGCAAAAAATGTACCCGCCCAGTTTTTGCCTTCTTCCTTTAACAACATAAATGCTGCAATGCTAACGAACGATGTTTACAGCAATTCTGCATTTGTAGATTATGCTTCTTTAAAAGCCTTATTGGAAGGTGATGCCGAAACCGTTATGGAAAAGCTAAAAAACGATGCAGGTTTTAAAGTAGTGCAGGAAATGGCTAATACTTATTTTGATAAAGTAGCCCCAAGATATGAAGAACTGGAACTCAATATCTCTGGTCTTCACCGAGATTATATGAAGGCTTTACTCGAATTGAGTCCGAAAGAGGCACGCATTTTTCCTAATGCCAACAGAACCCTTCGTGTAACTTATGGAAAAGTAGCTGGCTACTCTCCTGCCGATGCCATTTATTACGAACCCGTTACACATTTGGAAGGCGTAATGCAAAAATACGTACCAGGTGATTACGAGTTTGACGTTCCCCAAAAGCTAATCGATCTATATAAAACAAAAGATTATGGACAGTATGGCGAAAACGGCAAGATGCCTGTTAACTTCATTGGTACTAATCACACTACCGGAGGAAACTCCGGCAGTCCCGCCATTGATGCCCACGGAAATCTAATAGGTTTAAACTTCGACCGTGTTTGGGAAGGAACTATGAGCGATTATTATTACGATCCTGCCCTATCCCGTAACATCATGGTTGATATTCGTTATGTCCTTTTTATAGTGGATAAATACGCTGGCGCAACCAACTTGATTGAAGAGTTGAAGTTGGTGCATCCTAAGAAAGAAAAAGCCAAAAACAAGAAAAAGTAA
- a CDS encoding GreA/GreB family elongation factor, protein MSRGFVKEGDQEETPIIPPRAALPEGVTNYVTPTGMKLLQSEREQLENACATLPTTHEQQRRVELAVLNGKLDLLNERIASARILDPATQPQNEVRFGATVSYKISTSPSPQTFQIVGVDEADVKKRKIAFVAPIAVALTGHKAGEVIPFNIAGGTQKLEILNIKY, encoded by the coding sequence ATGAGTCGAGGATTTGTTAAAGAAGGCGACCAAGAAGAAACACCCATAATACCTCCGCGCGCTGCATTGCCAGAAGGTGTTACCAACTACGTAACCCCCACGGGAATGAAACTTTTACAGAGCGAGCGCGAGCAATTGGAGAATGCGTGCGCTACTCTCCCCACCACTCATGAGCAGCAACGCCGGGTTGAGCTGGCGGTATTAAATGGTAAATTGGATTTACTGAACGAACGCATTGCCTCTGCCCGTATTCTTGATCCTGCCACCCAGCCCCAAAATGAAGTGCGCTTTGGCGCTACGGTAAGTTATAAAATTTCAACATCTCCTTCTCCTCAAACATTTCAGATAGTGGGTGTAGACGAAGCTGATGTTAAGAAGCGAAAAATTGCATTTGTTGCTCCTATTGCCGTGGCCCTCACCGGCCATAAGGCTGGAGAAGTAATTCCTTTTAATATAGCGGGGGGAACCCAAAAGTTGGAGATTTTAAATATTAAGTATTAA
- a CDS encoding T9SS type A sorting domain-containing protein, whose product MKKIKLLLLTVLTASMATAQTTFDLDWFVGVPSANVSISIEMGDTVRWTWTDEVPHSVTSESGSQEDFDSGILTGSGSQFSYTFTETGVNDYKCEVHSGMVGTITVEQTASLEEKFRKNISFYPNPVSNKVTVASLYKLDRYKIYSILGQVIAEEAATGNITEIDMANLESGIYFINASSGELNSTFKVIKQ is encoded by the coding sequence ATGAAAAAAATTAAACTTTTATTATTAACAGTGCTAACCGCCTCGATGGCAACTGCACAAACCACTTTTGACCTAGACTGGTTTGTTGGCGTACCTAGTGCAAACGTAAGTATTTCAATAGAAATGGGTGATACCGTAAGATGGACTTGGACAGATGAAGTTCCCCATTCGGTGACAAGCGAATCTGGCAGTCAAGAAGATTTTGACAGTGGTATACTTACGGGAAGTGGCTCGCAGTTTTCTTACACATTTACGGAAACGGGTGTAAATGATTATAAATGTGAGGTGCATTCAGGTATGGTCGGAACCATAACAGTAGAACAAACGGCTTCCCTGGAAGAAAAATTTCGAAAAAATATTTCTTTTTACCCTAACCCTGTAAGCAATAAAGTAACGGTAGCCTCCCTTTATAAATTAGACCGTTACAAAATTTACAGTATCTTGGGGCAAGTAATTGCAGAAGAAGCTGCAACCGGTAACATTACAGAAATAGATATGGCAAATTTAGAAAGCGGTATCTATTTTATAAATGCATCCTCTGGCGAATTGAATTCTACTTTTAAAGTTATAAAGCAGTAG
- a CDS encoding DUF5777 family beta-barrel protein, translating into MMKKIIFLLFLLPLSLFSQEDLLNNLENEAEIDKTVIAAFKGLKVVNFESTKLASKNDFYFVVAHRFGSVKNGFDDFFGLDNAVTQLKFIYGFTDWLNIGIARSSFQKKYGIHAKYQLITQERDGFPVTLVGYNLATINSSLERDQYANLEFSDRLTYTSQLLVSRKFNESFSFLLAPTYIHENLATRSRKVLADGTTLNYDEDHNQFALGLGGRYKISTRVSINADYGLHLNRNENSNFRNPLSVGVDIETGGHVFQMHFTNAQAMFEEGYIIQGQGDWSDGDFFFGFNISRVF; encoded by the coding sequence ATGATGAAAAAAATTATTTTTTTACTGTTCCTTCTTCCGCTGAGTCTTTTTTCACAAGAAGATTTACTGAACAATCTGGAAAACGAAGCAGAAATCGACAAAACGGTAATTGCCGCTTTTAAGGGTCTGAAAGTGGTAAATTTTGAATCTACAAAACTTGCCAGTAAAAATGATTTCTATTTTGTGGTGGCGCACCGTTTCGGATCGGTAAAAAATGGTTTTGACGATTTCTTCGGCCTGGACAATGCAGTAACCCAGTTAAAGTTTATTTATGGATTTACCGATTGGCTTAATATAGGAATTGCCCGAAGCTCTTTTCAAAAAAAATACGGAATTCACGCCAAGTACCAATTAATAACCCAGGAAAGGGATGGGTTTCCCGTAACCCTCGTGGGCTATAATCTGGCAACAATCAATAGTTCATTGGAAAGGGATCAGTATGCAAATTTGGAATTTTCTGACAGGCTTACCTATACTTCACAGCTTTTAGTGTCGCGAAAATTCAATGAATCGTTTTCATTTTTACTGGCCCCAACTTATATTCATGAAAACTTGGCAACCCGCAGTCGTAAGGTTTTGGCAGATGGAACCACGTTAAATTACGATGAAGACCATAACCAATTTGCGTTGGGCCTGGGCGGACGCTATAAAATATCGACCCGCGTAAGCATTAATGCAGATTACGGGCTCCATTTAAACAGAAACGAAAATTCCAATTTTAGAAACCCATTGTCAGTGGGCGTAGATATAGAAACAGGTGGGCACGTGTTCCAAATGCACTTTACGAATGCCCAAGCTATGTTTGAAGAAGGATATATTATACAAGGCCAAGGCGATTGGAGTGATGGAGACTTCTTTTTCGGATTTAATATAAGCCGTGTTTTTTGA
- a CDS encoding OB-fold protein encodes MKKKRLFLILILLVVIGGFMVYNYMYQDHRDIQSETSQLEITAPYLLERFKTDDGASLLNKTITVTGTITAIEEGAVTLNESVYASFSEEIPELRANNKVAIKGRCIGYDELFEIVKLDQCSMIK; translated from the coding sequence ATGAAAAAGAAAAGATTATTCCTGATTTTGATATTGTTGGTTGTAATCGGTGGTTTTATGGTTTATAACTATATGTACCAAGACCATCGGGACATTCAATCGGAAACCTCACAACTGGAAATTACAGCGCCTTATTTGTTGGAACGATTTAAAACAGATGATGGTGCTAGTTTGCTCAACAAAACCATAACCGTAACCGGAACTATAACCGCTATAGAAGAAGGCGCAGTTACTCTTAACGAAAGTGTATATGCAAGTTTTTCCGAGGAAATCCCGGAACTGAGAGCAAATAACAAAGTAGCAATCAAAGGCAGATGTATTGGGTATGACGAGCTTTTTGAAATCGTAAAACTGGATCAATGCAGCATGATAAAATAG
- a CDS encoding YceI family protein produces the protein MKTIIVLLIFCFAFVVTAFGQEKFATKTGEINFEASVPSFEEVKAENNNVSAVLETGTGNFAALALMKGFRFKVALMEEHFNENYIESSKYPKATFKGKIQDFYYSELSGEKEYVINGTFNLHGTDKTMEVPAVISKKGEDVWVTAQFVLKPEEFNIKIPSIVSKKIADEVNVSTVFKLQKQ, from the coding sequence ATGAAAACCATAATCGTTTTATTGATTTTTTGTTTCGCCTTTGTGGTAACTGCATTTGGCCAAGAAAAATTTGCGACCAAAACCGGAGAAATAAACTTTGAGGCCTCCGTTCCTTCTTTTGAGGAAGTTAAGGCTGAAAACAACAATGTAAGCGCAGTTTTGGAAACTGGCACTGGAAATTTTGCCGCACTTGCTCTAATGAAAGGATTTCGTTTTAAAGTGGCATTAATGGAAGAACATTTTAATGAAAATTATATAGAATCCTCCAAATATCCCAAAGCTACCTTTAAAGGTAAGATACAAGATTTTTACTATTCCGAATTATCGGGAGAGAAAGAATATGTTATAAACGGAACTTTCAACCTTCACGGTACTGACAAGACCATGGAAGTGCCCGCGGTGATTTCAAAAAAAGGAGAAGATGTATGGGTTACTGCCCAATTTGTACTAAAACCAGAAGAATTCAACATTAAAATTCCATCCATCGTAAGCAAAAAGATTGCCGATGAGGTAAACGTTTCCACAGTATTTAAACTTCAGAAGCAATAA
- a CDS encoding RNA polymerase sigma factor yields the protein MKEPENVCNESIFNRLYEAHGKPVWRFIYYKCGDGAQADDLVQEAFIKLWQNCAKVTQEKAKSFLYTVCNNAFLNEVAHKKVVLKYAKAKPTITNFQSPEFIMEETQFHEKLKSSIENLTEAQRTAFLLNRIEGKKYAEIAEILNISVKAVEKRMSKALATLRDEIGNI from the coding sequence ATGAAAGAACCTGAAAACGTTTGTAACGAGAGTATATTCAATCGTCTTTACGAAGCCCACGGCAAACCGGTCTGGCGCTTCATCTATTATAAATGTGGCGATGGAGCGCAGGCGGACGACCTGGTGCAGGAAGCCTTTATAAAACTGTGGCAAAATTGTGCAAAAGTAACCCAGGAAAAGGCAAAGTCTTTTTTATACACCGTTTGCAACAATGCGTTTTTAAATGAAGTAGCGCACAAAAAAGTTGTTTTGAAATACGCCAAAGCAAAGCCCACAATAACAAATTTTCAGTCTCCGGAGTTTATAATGGAGGAAACGCAATTTCACGAAAAGCTCAAGAGTTCAATTGAAAATCTTACCGAAGCGCAACGCACCGCCTTTCTTTTAAACCGTATTGAAGGAAAAAAATATGCTGAAATTGCCGAAATTTTAAATATATCGGTTAAAGCCGTGGAAAAGCGAATGAGCAAGGCTTTGGCAACGCTTCGGGATGAAATTGGAAATATATAA
- a CDS encoding FecR family protein, whose protein sequence is MEKDQLLHKWLNNEATAEELEQLKADPKYASYLQIADASSGFGVTEMNSEENFVAISKRIKPVRQLQKPNVFSVVWKVAAIFVLLLAGYYYTTTLDTSITTDIAQTETFLLPDDSEVMMNAGSQITYNKKDWEKTRMLSLEGEAYFKVTKGNKFSVKTPEGTVTVLGTQFNVSARDGLFAVSCYEGLVSVAFNETFIKLAAGEKVEVENGKLVSSGATENPSPVWIHRESSFENAPLQRVIKELERQYPVKVSVENIDTAKRYTGTFTHKNLELALKSICEPLQLNYKINKNGAVTIDAKNSK, encoded by the coding sequence ATGGAAAAAGACCAATTATTGCACAAATGGCTCAACAATGAAGCTACTGCAGAAGAGCTGGAACAGTTAAAGGCAGATCCAAAATACGCTTCCTATCTTCAGATTGCCGATGCCAGTTCAGGTTTTGGGGTTACTGAAATGAATAGTGAGGAAAACTTCGTAGCTATTTCAAAAAGGATAAAACCCGTTCGTCAATTACAAAAGCCGAATGTTTTTTCAGTGGTTTGGAAGGTGGCCGCAATATTCGTATTGCTGCTGGCGGGGTATTATTATACTACCACTTTGGACACTTCCATCACAACCGATATTGCACAAACAGAAACATTTTTGCTGCCCGATGATTCTGAAGTTATGATGAATGCAGGCTCCCAGATTACTTATAACAAAAAGGATTGGGAAAAAACAAGAATGCTTTCCTTGGAAGGGGAAGCATATTTTAAAGTAACAAAAGGAAATAAATTTAGTGTGAAAACTCCTGAAGGAACCGTAACCGTGTTGGGCACACAATTCAACGTTTCCGCACGGGATGGGCTTTTTGCGGTTTCCTGTTATGAAGGTTTGGTAAGCGTGGCCTTCAACGAAACGTTTATAAAATTGGCTGCCGGTGAAAAAGTGGAAGTGGAAAACGGAAAACTAGTAAGTAGCGGTGCTACCGAAAATCCTTCGCCAGTATGGATCCACAGGGAAAGCAGTTTTGAAAATGCGCCCCTGCAAAGGGTGATAAAAGAACTGGAAAGGCAATATCCCGTAAAAGTTTCCGTAGAAAATATTGATACCGCCAAAAGATATACCGGCACCTTTACCCACAAAAACCTTGAACTCGCACTAAAGTCAATATGTGAACCCCTGCAGCTGAATTATAAAATAAATAAAAACGGAGCAGTAACCATTGATGCCAAAAATAGCAAGTAG